The Triticum urartu cultivar G1812 chromosome 6, Tu2.1, whole genome shotgun sequence genome includes the window CCCAGAGTGTTTGGCCTCACATCCATTGTACATCCGGGTCAGGGTCTAGTGATGTTTATCAGACAGTTGCACAAGACTGCTAAGAAATCCCTCTTTCTTGCGAAGCTAGGGGCGCAAACGAGGGCATGACTGCACACTTAAATGCATAGCTCGCAAACTTCTATAGTTGCAAAGACCAGAGTAAATATGTGAGTCCACCCACAGAGTTTGACCTCACATTTTTAAGAAACAAGCACAAGGTCCCTTTGTACATCCAGTCAGGGTCTAATGATGTTCTTCTGAaacccaaaagaaaaaaaaaatgtGTCCTTAATCTTAACAACCTATCCAGTTATAGTTTACATGGTCAAACATGCAAGTCCAATGGGAAGACCATGGAATTTCCTGCACCACTGATGTTAACATTTAACTGCAATCTCATATGCATTACGGTCAAAAGATAGGTTCGTTTCACACACAACAGACATCTAAGCTTACATACCAAAACCAGAACAAGGGGTTTGCTCTGTTCATAAACATATGTAATCCAACTAAAATAGTACCAGCAACCAGCACATTCAAACAAGAAAACCAAGCAGTCACGCTTCAAAGAAAAAGTAAATGTCTATTCTAATTTGCTGAGAAGGCTAGTCCGACATAGTCCAGATGATAACAACCACAACCCAACATTTTCAAACTTCCTAGTAAATATATATCCTTGACTACTTCCAAGGTTCCCACTTTCCCAGTAACTTCCTGTAAGAAAAGGGCCACAAATAATATGCTTGACTGACTCTGCCTCTCCCAGGAGTTCTGATTTGCATTGTCCAAAGGCAACTCATCCACTGCTTTGCTTTCATTATCCCAGTTCCATAGTTCGCTACAGCAATGGATCCCCCTCCCATACACACAATCATCTGCCTTGTTTGTTGGTCATTTTGGTTATTCCCATTCTGTGCATCATCCGGCAGCCGCCTTCTTCCCGACAAGCCGCTTTCTGCTGGAAGCACCATCACCTCCGACGACGGCACTTTCGCCCTGGGATTCTTCTCCCCGTCCAGCTCCGGCACAAAACATTACTACGTCGGAATATGGTACAAGAACATACCCAAAGACAATGTTGTGTGGGTTGCCAACCGTGCTATGCCGATCGCTGATCCTTCTTCTGCAACACTGGCCTTCACAAACGGATCCAATCTGGCCCTGTCAGACACCAACGGCCAGCTTCTCTGGATGACTAATATCAGCGCCGCAGGAAATTCATCGTCAGAGGCAACTGGTGGAGAAGCCACGCTTGATAACAATGGGAATTTTATCCTTCGGTCATCACAGGGCATCATCTTATGGCAAAGCTTCGATTACCCGACCGACACTCTCCTTCCAGGTATGAACCTCAGGATCACCCACAAGACGCATGCACTACAACGGCTCGTCTCTTGGAGAAACACCCAAGACCCATCCCCGGGCAACTTCTCATATGGTGCACACCCTGCTGAGTTTCTGCGGCGTTTTTCATGGAATGGTTCGACACCATACTGGCGAAGTCCAGCGTGGAATAACTATTTGTTAGTAGGGCGGTACGTCGAGAGTGTCAAGTCCACAATTCACTTCACACTGAATACTATTGATGATGAGGTGTACATTTCCTTTGGACTACCAGAACCAAGTGTCTCCTTAGTGCTACTGAAGATGGACTACTCAGGCaagatgaagttacgaacctggAATAGCAACATGTCCAAATGGACTGACCTGCGATCAGAACCTAAACAGGAATGCAACAAATTTGGTTACTGTGGTCCATTTGGTTACTGCGACAACACGCAGCCTATTGTGACATGCAAATGTATTGATGGCTTTGAGCCAAACAACAAGCAAGACTGGACGGCACACAGGTTTTCGCAGGGATGCCACCGGATGGAAGCACTAAGATGTGGTCAACAGGATGGCTTCTTAAATTTGCCAAGCATGAAGGTTCCCCATGAGTCCTTGCATGTCAAGAATATAAGCTTAGATGAATGCATAGCAGAATGCACCAGCAACTGCTCCTGCACAGCGTATGCTTTCGCCAATACGAGCACCAAGGATATCAATGGGGATGAAACTAGGTGCCTATTATGGAACGGAGATTTGATTGACACAGAGAAGCTCATTGGACAAGGGCAAAACCTCTATATCCGGGTTCATGGATTGAGTGGTACAGTTTACTGTCTCTGTTTCTCTGCTTGCGTTGGTAGATATACCCTCTATTTTATGGGAACAGTGGAGCTCCAGTAATATCTCCCTTAGTACCATTTACAATGTCAGTACAAGTAAGGTTTAAATTAGTAGTGGCGGGCAAATATTAGAGGGTAAAGAGTTGATAATGTCAATATGATGGAACAGTTTGGCGCAGCATATATGCTGTCTGTGAATCACTACAATATTTTTAATATGAAAACATAACAGTTTATCCAATTGGAGGGTGCAGATTAGCAGCAACTGGATTCGGAATGAAAATATGAGCATGCAGGAGTTAGCAAGAAGTATTTGGCTTGTGAAACTAACTATTTATAAAATCTTCAAATCATAATTGCTTACAGACTAAATTTTGGCAGATAAAAAGCGGAAGAGCACTGTCTTAAAAATTACACTGCCAATCGTGTCAACCTTGCTCATAATCATATGGGTGTGCCTTGTTTGGATCTGCTATTTGGGAGGTAGAACACAGTTCCATACTTTTCTCCGTGTATTTCCCTTGAGCATGATTGTGCAGGCCAAGGCTATTCCATATTTCTATGTGCTATGTTCCTTTATTATAATGTTTGCATCAATGTTCCTGATAGGCAAACAAAGAAACAAGAATATTTGGAAGAAGCTGATGTCAGGAACTTCGAGCACTTCATTTGAACTTTGCGACGGAAACTTAAAGTATCCTTCTATTAGCTTCAAAGAAATTGTACTTGCAACAAACAATTTCTCTAACTCCAACAAGCTTGGACATGGAGGTTTTGGCAGTGTTTACAAGGTAACGTGAATTTTTATCTTATCGACGAACATAACTGTATTTCCATCTTGTTTGACCTAAAAATGGATGTGTCCAGGGAATGTTAGAAGATGGTACAGAAATTGCTGTGAAAAGGCTTAGTAAGGGTTCTGGCCAGGGGGTACCGGAGTTCAGAAATGAAGTAATACTCATTGCGAAGTTGCAGCATAAAAACTTGGTTAGACTTCTCGGCTTCTGCATCCATGGAGATGAGAAACTATTAATATATGAATACTTACCTAACAAAAGTCTGGATGCCATGCTTTTCGGTATGTTCTGCTTACGTATTGCCAATTTCAGAAAGTCATGAAATCAACCAGAATAACTGATATTATCCCTCAATTGATGCTATTGGTAGCAGATGCCACAAGAAAATCAATGCTTAATTGGCCAACAAGATTCGAGATAATCAAAGGTGTAGCTAGAGGACTTCTTTATCTTCATCAAGATTCAAGGTTGAAGATAATTCACAGGGATCTCAAAGCAAGCAACATATTATTAGATGCCGAAATAAGCCCTAAGATATCTGATTTTGGTATAGCAAGGATATTTGGTGGCGATCAGCAGCAAGAAAATACCAACCGCGTTGTTGGCACATAGTGAGTGATATACTGCATGAGTGATCTTTATACATTATTCTTGTGCTTGACCAAAATTATGTTATGTGCTCCTAACTGGGACATGCTTCAAACAGCGGTTACATGTCACCTGAATATGCTTTGAACGGAGTGTTCTCTGTCAAGTCTGATGTATACAGCTTTGGAGTTTTACTACTAGAGATTGTGAGTGGCTCAAAGACCAGCTCTGTGCACCTAAAAGCAGACTTCCCCAGCATTATAGCCTCTGTAAGTACAATGACATGTTCGAATTTCTGCAAGTATAGTAAATATGTGCATCTTTGAAGGGATGAGATATGATGAATGCAGGCATGGAGCTTATGGAAGGATGGGAACATAAAGGATTTTGTTGACTCATCAATTGTGGAGAGTTGTTCACCTGATGAAACTATACGGTGCATCCATATTGGACTTTTGTGTGTTCAGGACAGCCCAAATGTGCGGCCACTCGTGTCATCAATCATGTCCTTTCTGGAGAATGGAGATATATCACTTCCACCTCCAAAAGAGTCTGTGTATTTTTCTGAAAACAACAATGGAAATGATGGAGCAGCAGAAAATACTGTAAATTCTGCAAATAACATGAGCATTACAGTAGTAGAGGGACGCTAGTACTTAGCAGTCTAATCTCTGTATACTGGATAAGAAACTGGTAGTTTTGCCTTGAAGAACAAGAAGCTTTGTTTTAATATAGATAATGTATTTCAAGTCCGGCAGCTCCAGCAAATGGAGAGATCTAAATGTTCGTATTAAAGACCATTCTCATCAAGAACTTCAGATGCATAAAAGAAGGCAAGTTAACCAGCTAAATTTTGTATGCTTAAAAAACAGGTAGTATAGCTGTATAAGTGTATAACCAAATTTCATTATACTTAAAGAACGGGTACCACGCACGGCCTCCCGGTCTACCATCCTATTTGTTATATGAACTAACAATTATCTACTATCTAACTCCAAGCCGATTGTTTCTTAATCTAGGCCAATTGTCATTTCGACTGAGTAGAATGTATATTGTAGTAGTAAATCCTGTATTACTTATTTACAGCAGCAGTAGGCAGCTGGTGTGAACATGTGGCTGCAAGATTCAAGATAAGCTGCCTGGACAGGATGAGATAAGCTGCCAGGATAGAATATGTCAGGATAAAATTTAATGATAGGCTTGACTGTCAAGTTATGCAAGTTTTTGCACAGCTTAAGTCGGTAGTGCACCCTATAAAAGGGCATGTATCCCATCGTTGTAAAATAAGACAGATCAAGCAATCCATTTGAGCTTCACAAAACTAGTACTCACCGTGTGCTCCTCTCTCTCAAGTGTGCGCGTCCGTGAGCCAGCTCCCCGAGAACTCATAGTCTAGCCCCAGAGCACTCCAGCTTCAAGTAGTACAGTATAATACAGGAGCACTTCAGCTCACACTCTGCTCGTGTATCCTCTGTTCGTGTGTGTACTAGTGCTTCACTGGTGTGTGTGCTACTCGGGCCAGATATTCTGTCCCCCTTAGACTAGAATTACTAGTCTGTAATTTGGGCTAACATATAGTATTATCttaattttgcatgcaatgtgtctCTTACTCCTAGTTACTATGGAGTTTTTTATAAGCACAAGCATGGAAGTAAAAAATAGTCAGAGTTATCAGGTAGGTCACTTCATTGTGTCAGGCTAAACAATGTTTGtgaaatccgacagaaatcatgtAGAAAAGCAACTTCAAATCACATTAGAAAATATACACAACGCTTAACTAGAAAGAAAAAAAGGCATCCTGTCGCATTGATTGAAAGTGCGTAAAGTATACTGTAATACTGTATAACCCTTAACTAAATTAGTGCCATCTGACCAGCAATAAGAAACTTATGTAGGAGAACGTGAACCCTGAACAACACCAAGATTATGCGTGGGTTAAGCACTCCGCCATCCCTCCTGTCCCCATGCTTCAGTGTGCAACACATTTGTTAACAGAAATATGAGAGAGACAGTGTGTCAGACTaagggattgaaaattgaaaaaCAGGTCAGCAGCTGGCATATGGGTTCCACTAATCCACATCACAAACACCTTGTGTCCATTCACAATTAGAGCACGCACCTCTGAAGCTCTCGCTCGCTCCCGCGCCCCGCCCGGACGGCCTCGCGCGCCACGCCGTCCGTCGGCGTGGCGTCGCGCCTTAGCCTGCTGTGCTCGGCGTGGCGTGGCTCCTGTGCTGGCGGAAATGTGGCCCggaaggaagggggaggaggaagaaggtgcgGCATTTTGTCCTCCTCCCGCCGGAGATGCGGCGTCTCCGCCCCCGCCGTTCTGCTCCTGTCGACCAGACCAGCTCGTTCCCCTCGCGCACCTGGACCTTTCGGCTTTCTTTGGTGATTCGGCCCAGCCCAGCCCAGCCCAGCCCGCGTTATGGGCCTGGCATTCATTCACGCGGTTCTCAAACAGGGGGAAGAAAACGCAGCTTTGTACTGCCTGCTTTCATCTAAACAAAAAGTATGGAGGTCAATACTGGATGGACGAGATACATTCTTTCAAGGACTTACAAGGAGAATTGGAGACGGAAATACTACATGAATCTGGGAGCACAACTGGTTACCCCATCAACATAACATGCGTCCTATAGTGAGCAGAATACACAGTCCGCCGCAGTTCGTTGGGGAACTGCTCCTTCCCAGCGCAGAATGGAATCGTGACATGATATCAAACGTCTTCGTGCAGACTGATGCAGCAGCTATTCTGTCTATTCCTGTTTGTACGAGACATATACAAGACTTTTGGTCCTGGGTACACGAGAAAAACAGAGTGTTCTCAGTCCGTTCTGCATACCGGATGTTGGTCACCACAAAACTGCGACGAGAAGCCTGGCTAGAAGGCAGAGCAGACCCATCCAATACCGAAGGCGAGTAGAAAGCTTGGTCAAAGTTGTGGAAGATAGATGTCCCTTCAAAGATAAAAATCTTCCTCTGGAGACTAGCCCAGCAGTCTATCCCAACTTCAGACCTTCTCCATCATCGTAATATGTCTACGGTGACGACATGCGGACTATGCGGCAGCGAGGACTCTTGGCAACATTCCCTTCTACACTGCCATGCTGCTCGGTGTGTGTGGGCACTGCAGAACCCCGACTTGGTCGAGGCAATTAACAGCATCAGGGAGCCTGATGCTAAACGCTGGGTCTTTGCGGCCATGGATACAATCCCTTCCAATGAATTCACTCAAGTTCTGGTCACTCTTTGGGCCATCTGGTATGCAAGAAGGCAAGCTTTGCACGAGAATATTTTTCAAAGTCCCCAAGCCACACATATTTTCATCATAAAATACTTGCATGAGTTGGAGGCGTGCAAGCCAAAACAGAAAGCTGCTCCGCTACATGCAGCTCCAAACAGGTCACGCCCAGCTTGGATTCCTCCTCCGCACGGGGTGGCAAAGATTAGAGTGGACGGAGCTGTGTCAAGGGCAGCTGTTGAAGGCTCCGTCAGCGCGGTCTGCAGGGACTCGCAAGGACACTACTTAGGCTCCTCAGCTATGAAGATCCCGGGGATGAATGACCCAGCGACGCTTGAAGCTTTGGCATGTCGGGAGGCGATGGCGCTGGCCCTGGATCTTGGACTCACGCATGTGGAAATAGCATGTGATAACAAGGGGGTGGTTGGAGACATCAATCAAAGAATAGGAGGAAATTATGCTGTCGGTGGTAAAGGAGATAAACGCTACCTTGAATCAGTTTTATCAGTGTACTTTCATTTTCGAGGGTAGAGGGACAAATTTAAAGGCACATAGCCTTGCCAAACATGTTTTTGGGTTGGATTTTGGACGCCATGTATGGCTACTGAacccatgaaatttgagatgtaTGCCTATAAACATTATTGAGCAATAAAGAAAGTATGTTTGGACGCAAAAAAAAAATCTAAACAAAAAGTACTGCATGCTcgattctcaaaaaaaaaatgCACTGCATGCTCAGTCGAGACGTCTCTGGTGACTTCGTCAATCTTGaaatgatatgccggctcagtctctcggagatGCTCATAATAGGGTATGCGTGTGtgttcatagggatgagtgtatgcgaGTATATATGAGCATCTGCGTCTGTACCATGTTCTAAAAAATGTACTGCATGCTCACTCGCTTTGTTTCATGCTGCTCCATCTGTTTAAACCTACCCCTCAAAAAACTGTTTAAACTTTTTTTTAAACAGCACATCTATTTAGAGCCTTTTTTGTTAGACCAGCCTTGACAAAACACTCCCTGTTTCTAATCTAAAATAAAAAAAGTATAACATGGTTGACATTTTTCTTTATTGGCGTTTTCCTTTAACACGGTTGCCACTACAGTACAACTCCCTGATGTTGGTCGTGCACATAGTAGGCATTGCCTTCATTTCTAAATGCAAGACCTTTGATCGAACtgccaaaacatcttatattcAGAAACAGAGAGTTTAATACCGTGTGATGCGCTTATTTGTATGCGGACTTCATTGTCTGTAGGCTATAGCCAGATACATAACTTTAAAGTGCATGCGCGTACAGAGTTTTATGGCTAATACATGTTTAAAGATAAGCTCGCTCTCATGATCTTGAAGCAAGTAATGACTTGAAGGGCGATGGAAGCTCGCACGCCCATATATATTGTCACTTTAGGCAGCTTGTCGTTCTTCTTACCGGTCACCTCCCAGGACTCCCTTCTTCTCTGGAGCTGAGGGCTTCTTCTTCCTGCCCTTTGAGTTAGCGTCATCACCATCACAGTCAGAGCCCGAGTCACAGTCGTGGCCCGAGTGGGATCGGCCATTGTCGTCATCGTCGTCGCCAccatcatcattatcatcatcgccaccatcatcatcgtcgtcgtgatcatcgtcgccatcatcatcatcatcatcatcaccaccaccaccaccaccaccatcgtcgtcgtcgccgccgccatcatcatcatcaccaccaccaccaccatcatcatcgtcgtcgtcgtcgtcgtcgtcatggtggtggtggtggatctTCTTTTTGTTACTCCGGTGAGGGCTAGGCTTCTGGCCTTGCTCCTCCGCTGATGCCAAGTCCACTAGATCGCCAACAACAAGCTGAGGCTTGGCCACCGCTTTCTCCTCCTGTTTGCAGCAGTGCGCCGGCAGGGTGGACCCGCTCTTAGTCCCCGCCTGGTCCGTCTGCATGGCCGTAAGCGACTTCGTGGCGGCGGAGGCAAGCAGAAAGGTGACGGCGAGCAACAAGGTGGCCAGGCAGGTGGTGGCGCGCCCCATTTGTGTGTTCGGTGAGTGTGAGCTCACGCGCGTTGGCAATATCTAACATACACCGTGATGTGCATGAATCCTTGTGGCATCGAGTGCAAGGTATATATATGTTTGTTGGCTTGGGAATGTGGAGGACATTATGGAGTTGAAAGCTAAGCTCTATAGTGCGTTGGTTTGGTTTTCATTGGAAGGGTGAGTCACACCTCGGGTGGTACATTATCTCCCTTTTTTAACATCATGCGTACATTATCTCCTCATTGTTTTTATCCTCCACGAAATATCTCCTTGTTTGTGTTGAGCTAAGATTTAGTGCGCCGAGACTAGGAAGGAACTTGTGCACTCACCCGTTGCGATTTTCCACCATGATGCTCATATAGTATAAACTGTGATTTTTTTTATAAAGGGCCTTTTTTTCATTCAAATGTTATATCGAATGACACAACTGCGACGGGTGAATATGTGGCCTTTACATAACCAAATGCACATAGCCAACAAGTCATAGAAAAAGCATAAGGGATGGGGGGAGGGTTGTACCGTGAGACATGCGCAGAGCGCCGCCGGCCGCAGGTGGTGGTGCCAAGCAGAGGGGCAGAGCAGGCAGGCGGTTGTATGGAAGGAAGGAGGTGAGGTTGAAGATGAATAGTGCCCTGATGTGTTTTTGGCCGTTGGATCAAGATCAAGTGGTCCTGGGAAAAGTGACCGACGCAAAAAACATTTTCAGCTGCTTAATCAGTACACGCTCCCTTTTTTTAAACCAGACTTAAGAAAACACCACTTGTTTCTACAAAAAAAACCTAACACAGTTGACATTTCCTTTATTGACGTATTTTTCTTCGGCCAATCAATACATTCACGGAACTCTACGGATATGTGATACACAAGTTTACAAAAGTGAAACACAAGGAGAGAACATTACATTACACCACGCTGCAGCTCACTAGCCTCAGGAGAAAATCGCACTGATTAAAAGGACTAGCGAGCACTAAAATCAACCTTCTACCAACCACATAACCGCATAGGGGAAAAAACAGTCGCATAACTGCTTTACATCCTAGCAATCTTTGAGCGCGATCAGCTGGTCGACGACGCCGGGGTCAGCGAGAGTGCTTATGTCGCCGAGCTCGTCCAGCTGCTTCGCGGCGATTTTGCGCAGGATCCTGCGCATGATCTTGCCGCTGCGGGTCTTGGGGAGCCCCGGCGCCCAGTGGATCCTGTCTGGAGCTGCAAACGCCCCGATCTGACACGCAggaaaaaaacccgcatgaatgACAGGCAGCAAACAGCATTGAAGGAGCTCAGTTGCCCATGTTTTAATTCTTTGCTATGTCTTCCTAGCCAGCATAAGATTGACAGTAGCTAATCTGGAGCATGTTTCATCTGGCTAACAAAGAGTG containing:
- the LOC125515438 gene encoding G-type lectin S-receptor-like serine/threonine-protein kinase B120 isoform X2, with the protein product MDPPPIHTIICLVCWSFWLFPFCASSGSRLLPDKPLSAGSTITSDDGTFALGFFSPSSSGTKHYYVGIWYKNIPKDNVVWVANRAMPIADPSSATLAFTNGSNLALSDTNGQLLWMTNISAAGNSSSEATGGEATLDNNGNFILRSSQGIILWQSFDYPTDTLLPGMNLRITHKTHALQRLVSWRNTQDPSPGNFSYGAHPAEFLRRFSWNGSTPYWRSPAWNNYLLVGRYVESVKSTIHFTLNTIDDEVYISFGLPEPSVSLVLLKMDYSGKMKLRTWNSNMSKWTDLRSEPKQECNKFGYCGPFGYCDNTQPIVTCKCIDGFEPNNKQDWTAHRFSQGCHRMEALRCGQQDGFLNLPSMKVPHESLHVKNISLDECIAECTSNCSCTAYAFANTSTKDINGDETRCLLWNGDLIDTEKLIGQGQNLYIRVHGLSDKKRKSTVLKITLPIVSTLLIIIWVCLVWICYLGGKQRNKNIWKKLMSGTSSTSFELCDGNLKYPSISFKEIVLATNNFSNSNKLGHGGFGSVYKGMLEDGTEIAVKRLSKGSGQGVPEFRNEVILIAKLQHKNLVRLLGFCIHGDEKLLIYEYLPNKSLDAMLFDATRKSMLNWPTRFEIIKGVARGLLYLHQDSRLKIIHRDLKASNILLDAEISPKISDFGIARIFGGDQQQENTNRVVGTYGYMSPEYALNGVFSVKSDVYSFGVLLLEIVSGSKTSSVHLKADFPSIIASAWSLWKDGNIKDFVDSSIVESCSPDETIRCIHIGLLCVQDSPNVRPLVSSIMSFLENGDISLPPPKESVYFSENNNGNDGAAENTVNSANNMSITVVEGR
- the LOC125515438 gene encoding G-type lectin S-receptor-like serine/threonine-protein kinase B120 isoform X1, translating into MDPPPIHTIICLVCWSFWLFPFCASSGSRLLPDKPLSAGSTITSDDGTFALGFFSPSSSGTKHYYVGIWYKNIPKDNVVWVANRAMPIADPSSATLAFTNGSNLALSDTNGQLLWMTNISAAGNSSSEATGGEATLDNNGNFILRSSQGIILWQSFDYPTDTLLPGMNLRITHKTHALQRLVSWRNTQDPSPGNFSYGAHPAEFLRRFSWNGSTPYWRSPAWNNYLLVGRYVESVKSTIHFTLNTIDDEVYISFGLPEPSVSLVLLKMDYSGKMKLRTWNSNMSKWTDLRSEPKQECNKFGYCGPFGYCDNTQPIVTCKCIDGFEPNNKQDWTAHRFSQGCHRMEALRCGQQDGFLNLPSMKVPHESLHVKNISLDECIAECTSNCSCTAYAFANTSTKDINGDETRCLLWNGDLIDTEKLIGQGQNLYIRVHGLSDKKRKSTVLKITLPIVSTLLIIIWVCLVWICYLGGRTQFHTFLRVFPLSMIVQAKAIPYFYVLCSFIIMFASMFLIGKQRNKNIWKKLMSGTSSTSFELCDGNLKYPSISFKEIVLATNNFSNSNKLGHGGFGSVYKGMLEDGTEIAVKRLSKGSGQGVPEFRNEVILIAKLQHKNLVRLLGFCIHGDEKLLIYEYLPNKSLDAMLFDATRKSMLNWPTRFEIIKGVARGLLYLHQDSRLKIIHRDLKASNILLDAEISPKISDFGIARIFGGDQQQENTNRVVGTYGYMSPEYALNGVFSVKSDVYSFGVLLLEIVSGSKTSSVHLKADFPSIIASAWSLWKDGNIKDFVDSSIVESCSPDETIRCIHIGLLCVQDSPNVRPLVSSIMSFLENGDISLPPPKESVYFSENNNGNDGAAENTVNSANNMSITVVEGR